In the genome of Mycobacterium sp. 3519A, the window GGGCGCCGAAGGCAACCACCCCGACTTCGAATCCGACACCTGGTTCATCGCCGGTGACCTGACCGCCGCCTCCGGGCGGAACTTCGCGTTTCTGACGATCTTCAACAAGAACCGGCCCGGCGCGGGGATCGTCGCCGACTTCTACACGTTCGCCTTGTTCGACCTCGACACCGGCGACTACGCGACGTTCACCGACTACGACATGCCGCCGGCCAACTTGGCACCGGGGGCGCAACCCAAACTCTCCACCGAGACCGGCCATCTCGACATGACCTACGACAGCAGCGCCGGTCGAGCGACCTGGCGGGCCTGTCGCGACCGACACGACCGGTTGATCCCGTATACCTACGACGTCAGCCTGGTCGGGACCGACGCCATGCATCTGGATCTGCACGTCACTCCCTCGCGCGCGCCCGTTCCGCTCGGCGCCGCCGCGTACAACGGCAAGATCGAGTGTTTCGGGCAGCCTGCGACCTACTCCTATTTCCAGCCCCGGATGGCGATGACCGGCACACTGCGCTGGGGTGCGGTCGACGAGAAGGTGTCCGGACGCACGGGCCACGTCGACCGGCAGTGGTTTCCGTTGGTCGCCAACGACGGCGGACCTACGGGCGACATCAGGTCGCGGGCGCACGAGTGGCGCACGATCAACCTCGACAACGGCGTCGACTTGTCCGTCTGGCACCAGTTCGATCGCACGAATCGCAATGCGTTACAACCATTCTCGGGCGCCACGACCAGCTCCCCGGACAACGCTTCCGAATACGCCGACGACGTCGAGGTGACCGTCGACAGTTACGTACGCTGGCCCGACGACGTCAAGACCCTGGTGCCGCCGCCTTCGACGGTCCGGTACATGCCCGATCGGCACCGCCTGACGTCGCAGCAACTCGATCTGGACCTCGTCGGCGAACCGCTGGTGCCCGCCCCGGCGCACGGCCTGCCCCTGGAGTACATGGAAGGTCCCTTTCGCTACCGCGGCACACACCGCGGCCGCCCGGTCAGCGGGTTCGCCTTCTACGAGCGATCGCTCGCGCTGTACCGGGACTGGGAACTGGCAGACGTGATCGCGGCGGCAAACCCCGCCGAACGTGAACTCGTGCTCGAAGAAATCGCGAAATCTCGCACGTAAGCTCACGTTCGGCGGAGCAGCGCCTCCTCCCACATCTGATGGCGGTGTTGTAGGCCGGGTTCGTTGCGGCCGAACACCAGATGGTCACGCGCACCGGATTCGAGGTTGGCCTGCAGACCCGCCACGAGCGCGTAGTCCTCGTCGCGCACCGTCGCGTGGGCATAGTCGAAGACCGCGGCCGCGCCGGCGGCCGTCGCCTCGTCGGACAGGTCCAGCGGCGTGGAGTTCTGGTGCACGGTGATCGACCGCCCCGGCACGTCGCCGGGGTAGACGCGGAACAATTCGCCGTTGGCGATCGTGCACGACAGCACGATGTTCGGGAACAAGGCGTAGATCACCACCATGGCCTGCAGCGGATCCCACTGCTCCTCAGGCATGTCCACCAGGTCTTCAATTCCGTTGAGGGGGAAGACGAGTCGATGGTGCGGGCCGAACGAATCGAACACCGTGCAGTTGCTGCGCGCGATGGTCGCGAAGGTGGTCTTGTGCACGGTCGCGAAGTGGTAGTTCTCCGCGAAGGTGTCGATCGCGAGTTTCCAGTTGATCGGGCAGTCCAGCACCTTCTCACCCAGCGGTGACCAGCGTCCGACGCCCCACGCCTCGAGTTCGTCGGCGAGCGGTCCGAGGAAAGCCGGGATGTCGAGCGATGCCTCGCGGTCCAGTGAGATCCACAGGAAACCCGCGCATTCCGTGGCGGGTAGTTCGGTCAATCTTCTAGGCCCCGAAGATGTTTCGGGGAATCCTTCCTTGCCTGGCACGCCGACCAGGTTGCCCTCGAGATCGTATGTCCAGGAGTGGTAGGGGCACGCGAGCCTACGCGCGGCACCGCAGCGTTCGGCGATGCGGGACTGGCGGTGCAGGCAGACGTTGTCGAACGCGCGCACCGTGTTGTCGGCGCTTCGTGTCAGCAGAATCGACCGGCCCAGCACGGTTTTGGTGCAGTAGGTGCCGGGATGAGGCAGTTCGGAGGCATAGCCGACCAGCTGCGGGCTGGCCGTCAACAGCGCGGTGTCCTGCGCGTGACGCTCCGCCGATGTGTACGTGTCCGCGGCCACCTTGTGCTCGGCAGGCACCAGGTCCGTCGTCTTGTCCCGTGCGAGCTTGACCGCGCGGCGGGTGAGATCGATGAGCTGGTCGCGATCCATGGCCCACCATTCTTGTTGTTTTTATAACAAAAGCCAACAGTCGCCGAAAATCGGCTGGTGAACGCCGTCTGGCGCGTATTGTCCGCTGAATCCGGGTCGGGGCCTGAGATGGAGGGGCGGCCATGGCGATTCTCGGCGGAAAGGCCGGTAGCTGGGTCAGACGGTTCGCGGTCACGGCGTTCGCGGCCGCGCTGATCCCCGGGTTGGTGGGCCACACACCGGCGGCCAACGCGTATTCCAGCCCCGGGCTGCCCATCGAATACCTCGAGGTGCCGTCGCAGGCGATGGGCCGCAACGTCAAGGTCGAGTTCTTGAGCGGCGGTCCGTCCGCGCACGCGGTGTACGTCCTCGACAGCATGGAGGCAGGCGACGACCTCAACGGCTGGGACATCAACACCCAACTGTTCGACTGGTACAACGGCTCGGGGCTGTCGCTGGTCCTGCCCGTCGGCGGCAAGTCGAGCTTCTACAGCGACTGGTACGCACCCGCCGCCGGAAACGGCGGAACACAGACGTACAAGTGGGAAACCTTCCTCACTCGGGAACTGCCTGCGTGGTTGGCCGCCAACAAGGGGACACCGCAGACCGGTAACGCCGTCGTCGGGTTCTCCATGGGCGGGTCGTCGGCGTTGATCCTGGCCGCCTTCCACCCGCAGCAGTTCGCCTACGCCGGATCCATATCGGGGTTTTTGAACTTGTCGGCCGACCCCGGCCAGGTGGGCATCGCGATGATGTGGAACGGCGGCTTCAGCCGTGAGGCGATGTGGGGTCCGCCCGGCGACCCGGCATGGGCTCGCAACGATCCCACGGTGCAGGCAGGCAGGCTCGCCGCCAACGGCACCCGGCTGTGGATCTACTGCGGCAGTGGCACGCCCACGGATCCGGCGCTGGCCAGCCCGGACGCGCCGATCGGCGGGCTGGGCTTCCTGGAGGGGATGGCGGTCGACTCCAACCATGCGTTCGCCGACGCCTACATCGCCGCGGGCGGCAACAACGCGGTGTTCAACTTCGCCGACGGCATCCACGCGTGGGGGTATGCGGGCCAGCAACTGCAACAGATGAAGCCCGATATCCAGCGGGTGCTCGGCGCATCGCCTGCCGCACAGTCGTGAGCCGCTGGGTGGCACGCACCGAGCGCACCGTCTCCGAGAAAATTCCCGCCGCACCGGAGGAGGTCCGGGAGTTCTACGTCGACCTGCACAACATCAAGAAAGTGCATCCGCTGGTGGTCGAGGTACATACAACGGGTCGTGAACAGACCGCCGACGGCTACCAGCTCAGCTATCAGGTGAAGGACCGTGTTCCGTTGGGCCCGTTGCAATTACGGATCAAGTACGGGGCACGCCTGCATGTGCCCGACAGCGGCCCGGTCACCGCGGAGGCCCGCCAGTTCCCCCGGGTGCGACTGCGGACGACGGTGACCTTCGAGCCGATCGACGACGGCACGTTGATCACCGAACACATGCGCATCGAGGCGCCGCGCCTGTTGGCGGCGATGACGGTCAACGAGGCGGTCAAGGCGCACACCGCCATGTTGGCAGGCATGCGAGAGTGCTTCGGTTAGCTACTCGCCGGAGTCGGTGGCTTCCGGGGTCTCAGGGGTCTCGGGGGTGGCGTCCAACACGCTGACCGCGATGCCGTACGGCAAGAAGCGCACCCTGCGTGTCGGGTCGGTGTTGTTCTTGTTCGCCCTAAGTGCGTCGAGTTCGGTCGGATAGACCTGTTCGATGTGCGCGCCACCGTCGTCGTCGACCGTGTAGATCGCCCAGACGCCGTCACCGGTTTCGCCGGTGGTCTCCGGTTCGGTTCTGCCCCGCGATTGCCGGGTGAATTCGTCGAAGAGGTTGGCCCAGCCGGCACGCTCCCCGGACGTGGTGAAAAACCTGCTGACTCCGTCGAGCGCGTCGCGTAGGCCTTCGCCCGCCTCACGGACCACCCGGTCGAACTCCTCGGGATCGATCCCGAAAGGCCCGTTGCTGCTCATTGCGGTTCCTCCTGCCAGCCATGCACCGCAGCGTTGCGGCAATCCCCAGTGTGCCCGCGCTCGGCGAACTAGTCGACTGACCGTGGCGGCGGGTGGTAGGCAACCCATATGGCATTCACGCGCGCCGACGTGTTGGCTACCGCGGAGCGTTCCCCGGCCGCCGCGGGCGCGCATGACCGCACGGCCTGGGTCGGTCTGTTCGCGCCGGACGGCCGCGTCGAGGACCCGGTCGGCTCCGCGCCGCATCGTGGGGTCGCCGCGATCGGGCGCTTCTATGACACGTTCATCGGCCCGCGCGTGATTCGGTTCCACCCAGATGTCGACATCGTGGTCGGCCGCACCGTCGTGCGCGACGGCGAACTCGAGGTGACGATGGCGTCGACGCTCACCATGAGGGTGCCGGTGTACATCCGCTACGACATGGCCGAGGATGGGGGAGAGCTGAAACTCGCTGCGCTGTCAGCCTTTTGGGAACTGCCCGCGATGGCGTTGCAGTTTCTGCGCGGCGGCGTCAGGGCAGTGCCTGCGGGCCTTCAGCTGTCGAGACTGCTGCTGCGCAATCAAGGGCTCGTCGGCACGCTGGGTTTCCTCGGCGGTCTGCGCGGTGTCGGCAGCGGGGCGAAGGGAGTGGTTGCGCGGTTCCTGGATGCGGCCTGCGCAGGCGACGAAGTGGGGATGCGCAGACGCCTTGCCGGCCAGGTCCGGATCTCCACCGGCGACGACGCGCCGCTCAGCGCGGGGGACCTGGTCAGGCATCTGTCGGGGGCGCACTGGCGCAAACTCATCGGGTCCGGGCCAGTGGTCGTCGCGGCCACCGAGCGGGCCGGTCAGCGCAGCGTCGTCTTCGCCGAGGTGGCGGCCGAACCCCTTGCCATCACGCGGATCCGCGTGTTCAGCGAGGCGGGTTGAACCGTTTCACCGGTTGTCTGCCCGGGTAGACCGGTCGGCATGACCGGCACAGCGACGATGACGCCAGCGAAGCCCGCGGCGAGCGGCCGGTGTCTCGATTCGGTCGCGTTGTCGCGGTTGTGACGGCGGACGTGAGACGGTTACAGCACCATGGACGCCGCTGACTACATCACCTACGAACAGTTCGGCCGCAAGTTCTTCGAGACCGCGGTGAGCGAAGAACGCGTGGGCGGGGCGATCGCCGAGATCGCCGGAGACTCGTTCGAGATCGGCCCGATTGCCCAGGGGCCGGGCAAGTTCGCCAAGGTCACCGCCAAGGTCAGGATCATGGATCCCCGCGTGACGCGCACAGTGGGTGAGCTGATCACCTTCGACATCCGGATCCCGCTCGAGATCGACATGGTCGTCGACCTGCGCATCGACCGGCCGAAGTTCATGGTGTTCGGCGAGATAGCGCTGCGCGCCACGGCACGGGCCGCCGAGCCGCTGCTGTTGATTCTCGACTTCGACAAACCCCGTTCGTCCAACATCTCCATCCACGTGACGTCGAAGTCGCTGCGCGCCGAGTTGGTGCGCATTCTCGGCAATATCGACGCTGAGATCAGGCGGTTCATCGCCGCGCACGTAGCCAGTGAGATCGACAGCCCGGCGTCGCAGAAGGCGAAGGTCATCGACGTCGCCACCAGCATCGATGCGGCCTGGACGGGTGTTTGACGTACGCTGCCCTGGTGTTGCGCAGACGAACCGCCCTCGCCATGTCCGCCGGTGTGTTGGTGTCCGGACTGGTGTGGGCCGCGCCCGCGCAGGCCGACACGACTGACGACGCATTCCTGTCCGCGTTGACGGACGCCGGCATCGGGTCGGTCGATCCTTCGGACGCGGCGGCGCTCGGGCAGCAGGTGTGTCCGATGCTCGCCCAGCCGGGTCAGACGGCCGCCGACGTGGCCGCCAAGGTCGCCGACGCCGGCGGGATGTCGCTCGGCCCGGCCACCATGTTCACCGGTATCGCCATCTCGTTGTTCTGCCCGGCCGCGGTGTCGTCGATCGCCAACGGGCAGCCGCCGATCCCGCTCAACCTGTTGGGCTTCTAAACCCCGACGGCTTGAAGTCGCGGCCGTCTTGGTCCGCGGCCGTCTCCCGACGATCTGCCGCGGAAGTGCCGCCACAGCCACGGCACCAGCATGTTCTGCGTCCACAGCGCCTGCGAGACCACCTGGTAACGCAGTGTCTGCCGACTCGGCCCGCCACCATTGCGCTCTGCCCAATCATGGTTACTCCCAGGCAGATTCAGAGCTTCGGCGGCTGCGGCGGCGAACAGTTCGTGGCCCTTGGGGGAGCCGTGTACCCGGTCGGCGCTCCAGGTGTCGGGGTGGGTCATCGACGGGGCGTGGTAAAGGTCGACGAGGCGGAAGCCGTACCGGTCGGCGGCGGTCCGGATCTCGGCGTTGATCCGCACCACCCGCGCTGCCAGCAGCCTGCCGATCGGCAGGATCTTCGACAGCTCCGGGAAGGTGGTCGTGACGACGGTCGCGTCGGACACCGCCAGTCGTGCGTAGAGGTCCCTGAGTTCGGCCATCGCATCGTCGAAATGCGGACCGGGCCGGGTGACGTCGTTCATCCCGATGCAGACCGTGATGAGGTCGGGGCTCATGGCGAGCGCCTGCGGAAGCTGCTCGTCCAGCAGGTCGCGGATCCGCCTACCCCGCACGGCGAGATTGGCGTACGCCAGACCGGGGTGATGGGCGTCGACGAGTTCTGCCAGCCGGTCGGCGAACCCTCGCAACCCCGTCGAGTCGTCGCCGTCCCATAGCCCTTCGGTCTGACTGTCGCCTATGGCGACATAGCGCGAATACCCCGGCACACCGGGCACTCTAGCCGCGGAGCGCCGCCTCTACCTGCGACGCTCCGGCTTCGGCAGCCAATTCGCGGTGCCGGTCGGTCACCTCGGCGCCGCCGGAGCGCAGGATCTCGACGACGGCGGCGACGTCGCCCGCCCGGTAGCCCGAGTAGCGCGCGCCGACGCCGGCCCACCACGGCAGCAGCGCGTCGAGGCCGGCGCCGGGATCCGCGCCCAGCTCGACCAGCGCGGCCACGGTGGCGGGCAGGATCCGGCGCGCCGCCTGCTCGATCGGGCGTCTGCCACTCGGCGTGGCCGCGTCGACGGCGGCCCCGGCCCGCACCAGTGCGCGGACGAGTTCGGGGTTGACGTGGTCGTTGTTGCCGTCGACGACGTGCAGCGGCGTGGCACCGTCGGAGTCGGTCAGATCGGGACCGATGCCGTGGGCGAGCGCATGCGAAAGCGCGACCGTTCGGCCGAGCCTGACGATCTCGTGCAGGATCGTGGTGAACCTCTCGCCGCGCGCCGACAGCGCGATACGACGGCCCGCGTCGGCGCCCGCATCGATCAGCGCGACCACGATGCCGGCGCTGGGGGAGCGCACCCCGTACCAGAGCGGCGTCGCACCACAGGGATCGAGCGGATCCGGCTCGGCGCCCCAGGCGAGCAATTCGATCACTTCCGTACTTCCGCTGCGCGCCCGCCGGAACAGGTCGAGAACCTCGGTCGGCAACGGCGTCGTCCACGCAGGCGGATCGACGCCGAGAGCGTCGAGCACCATCAGGGTGCCTGCCCGCCTTGCACCAAGGTCGTACCAGGGCCACGGCCCTTGGCCCTTGGCCACGAAGTCGGCGACCGGCATGCGCGACTCTTCGGTGATCGTCCTGCCGTCATCGGTGTCGGAGGACCAGAACACCAAGTCGTCGCCGTCCCGCGAGACCGTCACGCTGGCCGGGCCCTCCTGGTAGCGCGCGAGTTCGAGCACGGCTACAGCATTACCGAACGGCGAAGAAGGGGCATACAGTCGGGTGCCCCTTGGGCTGACGCGTCTACTTGACGTCGACGTAGACCGTCTTGTCTGTGACGGTTGTGAAGATGTCGTTGCCTGCGCCGGCTACCCCGGTATCGGTGCGCGAAAAGGTCTGGCCCGGCCGAACGGCCACGACGCTGGCCCGGTCGAGCGGGGTGGTCCCGATCCGGTTCACCACCACGGTGTAGCCGTCGGCCCGCAGTTCGTTGATGGTCTGTTGCGCGTTGCCCGGTCCGGACGGCGCCGCCCCCGCCGGAGCCGCCAGGCCGATGGTCGTGGCCGCGGCCGACCCGGCGACCGCGACGGCAATTCCGAACTTCCTCATCCCTGGCCCTTTCGTCATATGTCGCGGCCGTTGGACTCGGCAAGTCGGTCACCGCCGCTCTCATAGTGAGATAGGCACAGGGGTTTCACATCTGGTCGTTGCGACCGGCGAACGGTCTCCCGAGCCGCGGTCGGACGCTAGTGGCGCTAGAAGAACCGCCCGATTCTGGTCAAGTTGAGCGGTACGCCGACCACACTGAGTTGATTGAGGATGTCCTCCAAGCGTTTTCGCGGAACGTCCATCCGCCATTCCGTCAGCGTGCCCGTCAGGCACACCACGCCGGGCGCGAAGCTGATGCCCGTCAGCATCAGCCCGTGAGGCAGCTGCGGTAGCCGCACCGGATACGCCGGAGTCCGCTCGGGCAACCGCCATCGCGAACGACGGATGACCAGACCGCGCGGCTTGAGCCACAGTGTCGAGCCGTCGAGGTGCGCGTCGACCTCGACGTTGCCCAGCAGCGGCCGGTTGGCCAGCCGCAGCCGCGCGATGCCGTCGGTGTCGACCTCGCCTGCCAGTCGCGGCGCCGCCCACCGGAACAGCTCATCGAGCACCGGCGCGGGAATCTCCAGCGTCAGCTCCACCGGCGCGGCGACCAGGACGGGCGGGGCGGTCGGCTTCATGTGCACGTTGTGCAGCACCGCCGTGGCCCGTTCGAATCGGCTGTCGTTCCAATGGATGTCGCGCGCCGCGAGGCGGACGTCATTGAGCTGGCCGACGGAGAGCCCGCGTACGTCCAGGCGTGAATCGAATTCGGTGATCGTCAGCGTGAGGTCACCGTCATCCAGCCGGGCGGTCAACCGCCGGCCCACTACCAGCCGTCGCACAGTCATGAACAGCGTCCGGTAGGCCGCCGCCGCGCCCGTGCTGACCGGAGTGACCGCCGCCGTCGACCACAGCGACGTCAGCATGTCGAGCGGCCGGAACGGGTCGAACCGGCGCAGCGGACGCGCCATGCGCCCAGCTTCCCTCATCTGCGCGGCGGAGTGAAGCTCGACAACAACGCGCGCATGCTGTTGGCCACCGCGTGCCGTGTCTGCAGCGGATCGGAAGAATTCGCGATCAACATCGCGCCCCGGGTGAGCGCTCCGAGCAGCAGCCGGGTGGCGGTCTCGGGGTCGTCGACGGTGATGGTGCCCGCCTCGGCGGCCGCTGTCAGCGAGTGCACGATCACTTTGTGGGCGTATCGCTCGTCCAGTTCGGTGTAGCGGGCCAGGCCCAGCACCGCGGGCCCGTCGACGATCAGGATGCGCTGGATATCCGGCTGCAGCACACCGTCGAGAAACGCCTCGAAGCCCCGGGCCAGCTCGTCGATGCCGTCTGATGCACCTTGCGCCGCTTTGGTGGAGGCAGTCATCAGATCGGTGTGCGCGTGGACGAAAACCGCCTCGAAAAGCGCTGTCTTGGTAGGGAAGTGGTGATACAGCGC includes:
- a CDS encoding lipocalin-like domain-containing protein translates to MDNTDWRVYPFDLVPGDPQLSFPGAEGNHPDFESDTWFIAGDLTAASGRNFAFLTIFNKNRPGAGIVADFYTFALFDLDTGDYATFTDYDMPPANLAPGAQPKLSTETGHLDMTYDSSAGRATWRACRDRHDRLIPYTYDVSLVGTDAMHLDLHVTPSRAPVPLGAAAYNGKIECFGQPATYSYFQPRMAMTGTLRWGAVDEKVSGRTGHVDRQWFPLVANDGGPTGDIRSRAHEWRTINLDNGVDLSVWHQFDRTNRNALQPFSGATTSSPDNASEYADDVEVTVDSYVRWPDDVKTLVPPPSTVRYMPDRHRLTSQQLDLDLVGEPLVPAPAHGLPLEYMEGPFRYRGTHRGRPVSGFAFYERSLALYRDWELADVIAAANPAERELVLEEIAKSRT
- a CDS encoding aromatic ring-hydroxylating dioxygenase subunit alpha — translated: MDRDQLIDLTRRAVKLARDKTTDLVPAEHKVAADTYTSAERHAQDTALLTASPQLVGYASELPHPGTYCTKTVLGRSILLTRSADNTVRAFDNVCLHRQSRIAERCGAARRLACPYHSWTYDLEGNLVGVPGKEGFPETSSGPRRLTELPATECAGFLWISLDREASLDIPAFLGPLADELEAWGVGRWSPLGEKVLDCPINWKLAIDTFAENYHFATVHKTTFATIARSNCTVFDSFGPHHRLVFPLNGIEDLVDMPEEQWDPLQAMVVIYALFPNIVLSCTIANGELFRVYPGDVPGRSITVHQNSTPLDLSDEATAAGAAAVFDYAHATVRDEDYALVAGLQANLESGARDHLVFGRNEPGLQHRHQMWEEALLRRT
- a CDS encoding esterase family protein: MAILGGKAGSWVRRFAVTAFAAALIPGLVGHTPAANAYSSPGLPIEYLEVPSQAMGRNVKVEFLSGGPSAHAVYVLDSMEAGDDLNGWDINTQLFDWYNGSGLSLVLPVGGKSSFYSDWYAPAAGNGGTQTYKWETFLTRELPAWLAANKGTPQTGNAVVGFSMGGSSALILAAFHPQQFAYAGSISGFLNLSADPGQVGIAMMWNGGFSREAMWGPPGDPAWARNDPTVQAGRLAANGTRLWIYCGSGTPTDPALASPDAPIGGLGFLEGMAVDSNHAFADAYIAAGGNNAVFNFADGIHAWGYAGQQLQQMKPDIQRVLGASPAAQS
- a CDS encoding SRPBCC family protein, with translation MSRWVARTERTVSEKIPAAPEEVREFYVDLHNIKKVHPLVVEVHTTGREQTADGYQLSYQVKDRVPLGPLQLRIKYGARLHVPDSGPVTAEARQFPRVRLRTTVTFEPIDDGTLITEHMRIEAPRLLAAMTVNEAVKAHTAMLAGMRECFG
- a CDS encoding nuclear transport factor 2 family protein, with protein sequence MAFTRADVLATAERSPAAAGAHDRTAWVGLFAPDGRVEDPVGSAPHRGVAAIGRFYDTFIGPRVIRFHPDVDIVVGRTVVRDGELEVTMASTLTMRVPVYIRYDMAEDGGELKLAALSAFWELPAMALQFLRGGVRAVPAGLQLSRLLLRNQGLVGTLGFLGGLRGVGSGAKGVVARFLDAACAGDEVGMRRRLAGQVRISTGDDAPLSAGDLVRHLSGAHWRKLIGSGPVVVAATERAGQRSVVFAEVAAEPLAITRIRVFSEAG
- a CDS encoding DUF732 domain-containing protein; the encoded protein is MSAGVLVSGLVWAAPAQADTTDDAFLSALTDAGIGSVDPSDAAALGQQVCPMLAQPGQTAADVAAKVADAGGMSLGPATMFTGIAISLFCPAAVSSIANGQPPIPLNLLGF
- a CDS encoding SGNH/GDSL hydrolase family protein, which codes for MPGYSRYVAIGDSQTEGLWDGDDSTGLRGFADRLAELVDAHHPGLAYANLAVRGRRIRDLLDEQLPQALAMSPDLITVCIGMNDVTRPGPHFDDAMAELRDLYARLAVSDATVVTTTFPELSKILPIGRLLAARVVRINAEIRTAADRYGFRLVDLYHAPSMTHPDTWSADRVHGSPKGHELFAAAAAEALNLPGSNHDWAERNGGGPSRQTLRYQVVSQALWTQNMLVPWLWRHFRGRSSGDGRGPRRPRLQAVGV
- a CDS encoding ankyrin repeat domain-containing protein, translating into MLELARYQEGPASVTVSRDGDDLVFWSSDTDDGRTITEESRMPVADFVAKGQGPWPWYDLGARRAGTLMVLDALGVDPPAWTTPLPTEVLDLFRRARSGSTEVIELLAWGAEPDPLDPCGATPLWYGVRSPSAGIVVALIDAGADAGRRIALSARGERFTTILHEIVRLGRTVALSHALAHGIGPDLTDSDGATPLHVVDGNNDHVNPELVRALVRAGAAVDAATPSGRRPIEQAARRILPATVAALVELGADPGAGLDALLPWWAGVGARYSGYRAGDVAAVVEILRSGGAEVTDRHRELAAEAGASQVEAALRG
- a CDS encoding TetR/AcrR family transcriptional regulator, coding for MSDQPASLRAEQVAQTRAALIAAGRRLFGENGFRATSVEDLAREARVTTGALYHHFPTKTALFEAVFVHAHTDLMTASTKAAQGASDGIDELARGFEAFLDGVLQPDIQRILIVDGPAVLGLARYTELDERYAHKVIVHSLTAAAEAGTITVDDPETATRLLLGALTRGAMLIANSSDPLQTRHAVANSMRALLSSFTPPRR